Part of the Amblyomma americanum isolate KBUSLIRL-KWMA chromosome 7, ASM5285725v1, whole genome shotgun sequence genome, TTACAAGCTGATACTCATCTACCTTGTTGATTTATTCTGAGTAAATTCATCTGGAACCCTTCATTCAGGGTGTTAAACTTTACCTACAAACTGTTCCTTTAAAATATTTGGCTGTAAACGTTTTCAAGTCATTCAGCTTGCTAAATTGGCATTATGCTATTGTGCTGGCCACCTAACAAGCTCTAATTTTAACATGAGCACTGAAGAAATCAAGCCgtttcagcagaaaaaaatttctcTTTGCCTTTTAAATTTTTAGAAAGGTTTCTTGTCTTCTATTATGCTTGTTCTACCACCCACTGGTCAACACGATGTACTGTTTTGCACGGTATAACAGGCATGTTTTTTTCCTCCCCTTTGGCTCTGTCTCTCACTATTTGTTCATGGATGAATGCCAATCACCAGATTTTTGCATCACTGATTTTCATAGTTGTTTtgatttacagaaaaaaaaaaaacatttgtaatAATGAACTGATAAATTCATCACACTTTCTGACAGACCAAACATGGCTTGGAAGTGACCGGGTCTTTGCGATGTCCTAAGTGACATCAGTGGAAGTTTTTGCGCTCTGAAATAAGCTGGAGCAGTCATTATTTCACTGCAGAGCAACTTGAGAGTGCCGGAGAAAGCGAAATGACTGCAGCCGACAAAAGAGACAGATGCTGAACTGCTACAAATTTTTGCATCACCCAAAATCACATAAAAGGAATGAAGTGATGACTTAAAGCTTTTGCCAGATTTAGAATAGTTATCCTATTGAATGAAACACTGTCTTCAATAAATCATGATAAAAGGGTAGTATTGTTACCTCCGGCTGGGTACTATTTCACACAGCCATGACATGTTGACAATCTCATTGCTCAATTTGCGCATGTTGACATGCTGAGTCGCACATGTTGACAGCACTCACATTCTGCTTGTCAACATGTGCGAATTGAGCACTCGGATATTTCTCAAGTCCAGAATTCAGATGGAATAATTTTCAAAAGATGTCCTATTAAAGCTTTTACGGTGAAAACTTTCAGTGCAGCCACTTTTTTGTGCATATTGCATGCATTAGGGGAGTACTTAATGCATGACAAAATTACTAATCAGCAGAGGTGATGTACATAGGTTATGCTGTTTTTCTGTTTGATGCTCAAGATTTTAAGTATATCTGTGGTATGTGAGCCTTTTACAAGTGCCACCAAGCACTAAATATTCAGTAACCCCTCTGTCATGTAGTTATTGCTCATCACCATGCGATACTGTCATGCAGCTCACGTATGCATAACTATGCTACTTATccaagctttcttgtttgcagaATACATGGAGTATTTCTATTTTATTGTTCCAGCTTCCACAACATAGAAAATTCCACCAAGAATGACGACAGCCGGTGGATTGTCTTCTGGGTCATCTTTGGCTTGTTTGGCATGATGGACCACTTCAATGACCAGATTCGGGAGCACTTCCCACTGTTCTGGCTGTTCAAGGCAAGCATAAAGGGTTTCATTATTTCTCAGCATCTACTGCTATGCAAAGCTAGTTCTAAAATACCTTTTGCCAAAAggtgcgttttgtttgctttttgggATATTCTTGTCTTGGCATTACCACCAACCTTAAAGCTAAACAGGCATGCCCAGATCAACATGTGCAGTGCTTTCATTGGTTTTCGTCTTTTTATTGCTTACAATGAGATATGGGAACTGTTGTTGGGGGTGAAAAACTTGGTCATTGTCCAAAGCTAAATTATGAAAAGAGGAAATGTGAGGTGGCATTTGGGAACTTGATCTCACTTGCACTTAAAGGAGAAGGTTATGAGCGGAAGAAAGGGGCATGAACTGTCATGAAAAGTCTTCCACGACTTCTCGATCAGCTGTACTTagtgttttgagaaaaggaatgTTACGAGGAGAGAGAAAGAAGTAGTAACTGTTGTTCAGGCTGCAGACTGTGCGCTTAGCCAATCAAGTACGATCATACTTACCATTGTGAGGATGGGGAGgctatgaagaaaggaaaggtgcatgcATTACTGCTGCAGTTCTATCCAGTGGTGTGAAATGTGCCCTTGCTGAGTGTTCTGTATGCAATGTAGGCTCACTTTCATGAGCACACTGTCATGCATTAGGCCAGCTGCTGCCATACATTCATTTGCATGTAAGGTGAGGAATCCTCGGTTTTTTATTTGATCTTTCCCTTTTTTTTGATGCTCTCGTAAAAGCCTTTGCCTTACATTTCAAACAAGGAAACCAGCCGGGCGTGAGATCAACATTCTAATGGCACAAAGGGTACAGGCAACTGAAAGCAGGGAAGTGTTTACAGGCATGAATGGTGTAAGCCACCTTTCTTTAATAGTGCAGCTAGAGAGATGATgaagcttggtggagtgcctttGTGTTGTCAACTATCCTGCTTGCTGGTATATTAGTGCATGTTAATTAAAGCAAACTTGATAAAAGACAATATCTATATTTAAAAATAATATTATATGTATTCATGTTTTGCTTGCATCAGTTCACTTTGGTTCACTTCATGTTTGACGTTTTCTGTCTTAAAGCTTGTATGTCATGTGCTCAAGTATTACTGGCTGCTTTTTAATGTACAAGTGGCCTCAAAACTAGTTGTAGGACTATCTCTTCATAGCCAGTGTTGGTATTGACATTGTTAACAGCAGCAGTCCCTGTGACGCATGTAAACCGAGTCAGTGCTTTGGCTCAGGGTAGTTGGTTTATTATCACTTGCTAAAGCAGTGCAATGTAAACCAGGCAAATATGAATAAGTGAACATGCAGTGAGTGCTGGCATATATGAATTGAAAATGAATTGACTAAAGTTTTTGTTGCAGCACCATTCTATCTCCTAGCTGTTTCTTCGTTTATTATTGTTGAGAGGTGACATCAACTCTGATCAAATAAGTGCGGTAAACCTTGCAGCTGCTGTTCCTGACATGGTGTTTGGCACCGACCAACACCAATGGTGTGACCACCATCTACTTTCACCTGCTGTATCCATTGTTCCTCGGTGTAAACGACCCCTGCACCACTGTCCCCAATTTTGGAGATGGCCAAGAGCTCTGTAACCGCATTTGGCAACGCTGCTACCCTTGGGCACCGTGAGTGTGCTTTGTGTGTGCACCTAATTGGCTGGCTCTGATTTAAGCAGTGTAGGATAAAAAATTGTGTGGCCCAAGCTGATTGGGGGTTTTTAAACAGGACTTAAATATTGCTGATAAATACTTGCAGTGGCTGGGTCACAGGTAGTTCCTATTTGTGTGTTGCAGGTTTTCTTGCAATGCTTACCATGTGCGTAGCATGTTTACAGTGAAAAATCGCATGCGCATCTTCACACATCAGCGCTTGTATTCTGCACTGCATACCTGATAGTTGCATGACATATATTGCTCACAAATGTTGCCAGAAATCGAGCTTTGTTTTGTGTACATGCATCACCCCTTTGTACAGGGATGTGTCAACGGCAGAAAAATGGTAGCAATGTTTAGTCTCTTCTTACACTGCTTATGTTCAACTTTTTAAGGTACCTAACTATGGTACTACAAACTGACAACACAAAGCAAACTTTATCATTTGGCATTATTACATCTTGCTGCCATTTTATGGTTCAATCAAAGCTCCTTATGATTTTCAGCTATTTATCAACTAAATTTATGGCACTGATTTAGTGTTGTAGAGCCACTGTTGTAATTCTGTGCATGTTATGAGTGACCTTTTGCTCATGTGCAATCTACCTTGTTCACAACTCGTGCTATGTGATATACATACTACTGTTAATTCTAAGCTGTACTGCACTGGGACCTGAAAACAGCCATGGAGTACACCGATGTAAATTAGTATAATAATTAATGGACCTGCTGCTCTGCCAGCATGTAGATAGAGCCCTCTTTATTCATCCTATATGTGCCCTGGGCAGATCTATTTTGCATGTCAGGAAATATCGGCATGAGGATGTCGTCACTAAGGTGTCCGATTTGCCATGCTAGTAAACTTGTCAATCAGTTAATGAATGAGATCAGGAAATAATAAACGTCCAAAAGCAGCCCTCTGTTTTTTTCTCTGTTAACTCAAAGTTGTATGCTAGTGAATGAATGAATACGGGCGAATAAACGGAACAAGGATGCAAATGCCTAGACAGACTTGTCTCTGCAATGTAGGCCGGCCTCTGATGAGGAGCAGCGACGGGATGCTGGGAAAAGCACAGGGCCTCCATCCGAAGAACCACCTGCTGATAAGAAGCCTGCCGGTGAGCAACTCACCGGACACACAGGGCACCTCTCCCCACTCTTCCTCACTATTTGTGGTTGACAATTATTAATAGCAGTGCTTCCCCTTCACTCTATGTGCTTGCCCACATAAAGCAAATTGTAGGATTTGTGAATTGTGGGGCTTAACATCTCGAAGTAACTCATTAACTCaggggcaccgtagtggaggcctatattaatttagaccacctggggttcttgactTGCGGCTTCCACTGCTTCCATCGAAAAACGGCCACTGGGCGGGATTGAACTCAGGTCTTCTGGCTGAGTAGTCAAgtgccctacccactgagccactgcagtagCTTTAAAGTGGAATCTATGCTTGCTTACATCGCTGATTTGCAcccattcagttttttttttaaacaaaatgaaTATTAGTTGAGTGCAGCAGGGACACCAGTATTCTACCCCAGGCACTGAAAGTCGAAACCAAGGGTGGGTGGAAATTTGTTTGAATTGGCGGCAGCCCCCTGTCAGGCGcctctcagtgcaggtgctgctgATAGGATGAAAGCGTCAGTACTAATGAACCAGAAGCACAAATTAGGTGAGTTCAAATTAAAAAGGTTGTACTGTACAAAGTCTGTCCATTAAATAATGAGACTGAAACGATAACTCAACTTTACTTAAGTGTAATTAGATGTACATTATTTTTGATGGTGCTTTCCAGTGCACGGACAGCCGTTTCATTTCAAGATCATACTGGAAGGTGATTCGTCAAGAGGGGTGATGTTTTTAAAAAGGGTTGGGGCCACTTAAAGTTGCTGCAGAATGTCAATGTGGATTTTCTTGTGGCATTCTTTCTGCTCTGATGTGAGAACCTTAGCGAATGCTGAATTTCCTCATTTCGAGATCCTTTCGCAAAATTTTCTGCACACTGCATGCGATGTCAGTGTTCACAGCCTTCagttaccgtatttacatgattgtaagtcgattTGAATGTAAGTCGGGCCCCCCCCggatcacatttccgaaaaataaaaaaaaactttcgaggttgtttaagcttggccttgaatagttagttgaacgtgatagcattatccagcggccgccgtttatcgccagccgcaCGCGGGCGTGCCCGTGGCCATAtgccaaaacgaaaatgtattagtcactgaactactcgtccacacttgcgccatcatcctcactagcgctgccgtcgtgattgctgctgctgtccCGCAGCaagtcgttctaacgtcgtcgtccagtgaaatcccgcacttcgcaaacagccacatcatgacatcgtgtggaacagctgaaaattttcctcgctgcagctaccacacctgtatcacccgttgcaaacACTGAACTTATGGCCCGGCGCGTGGCTgtttgtttcttcggcgtaaaaaatggcagccatcttgaatgtagccgtgaacgagcgccagtcgcttaccggacctggagcacaaatgatgattgacgaagcactacattaaagacttgtgaaacgcggccagcagtagtcaaatgcgaCAGAGCCAAAGAAAAACTACACGTGAATGGCGCCGGCTCTCCCGGTGGCTTCCGACACTCCCtggcaccgctgccgttccgagtgggccgcctcgattggaacagtggcccttccatgaactatcaacgctcccttgagtgccgagtgcgcatttgaaagtaaaaagagaacTCGTGTTGGAACGTTAGAGCTTCCCGTACAACACGATTGCggtatcgggccgccgccgcttatcagcaaccgcactCAGCATCCACGTGTGGGGTGCCACTTTGCTGTTTACCGATAGCCACCATCAGCCGCCGCCCGCACGCGCGGGGAGTGGATGCCAGttttgcgcgttgacatagcagctgctcaaggccatcaccaagagcgatgcgacggagccgcgcagcaaaaatgcaaccacgctgtagcatgcctgatatcttgcTTGTAAGTCTCGTTTCGTTTGTTGGCCGACTCCCCCCACTTcgtattttcaaatttaaaaaaaaaataggtcgacttacaatcgtgtacaATGCTCAGTAGCGGGTCTTTTTGAAAGACCTGGTCAacttttcagtgttttttttttatttttggaagaGGAAGGTCATCCACAGGATTCAGTGTGTCTTCCACATTGTCACATCCTTGAATGAACTTTTTGTGCCAACACTGTGCATGaaacatgcaatttttttttatttgggcacTGAGGATCAGTGGAAGTTCGCTTAACGTTCTAACGACAAAAGGGTTATCTTCACTGAACCTGGAcctttcataagctagaaaaagcaaaaaaaaatgaaatagaggTGTCGCCATTACCAGCCAATTTTGAAAGTAGATCAGTGCATCcacatgtttatttttttttcgcagatcccagaggctaggctacactgTCACCAGTTCAAAACAGTGATGACAGTCCTTTTCGTTGCAGGTGTGATGAGTTTGAATGTTACTGAATAAAAATTTTTAGGTGCTTGACATCTTTTGAGCAAATGACATACTGCGCAACTGGTTCAAAGGACAAATAACAGTCAGCTAAACAGCCGGCACTGCTGTCTGTCGTGCACGTTCACGCAGGTTCAAGGTCTCCACTCAAGCTTTCATGCTCAGCCATTCCTGTTTGGTCAAATGGATAAAAATGCAGTCACATTAATTAATAGACAAGCCTTGTATATCAAAAAAGTATTCTTcaagtaaataattttttttttctcgagcatCAACTAAAAACTTCATTCTGTTTATTTGCACTCTGATTTCTTTCATTAGAAAGCACTAATTTGTGTTTCAGTAAATTATACAGAATAGGCTTTTCCACACTTACCACGTGAAAAGGGTTTCATAGAAACATGAGATTGCTTTATGTAAAACTGAAATATTCTTGCAAATGCATAATTGGAAGTGATTTATCCTCAATGTTTTCATTGCGACAATTTTAATAATAAACTTTGGAGGTTTAGTAACTGTTTCACCTGATAAGTTTATTTCTCTTGTGTTCCTTGTAATAGTTTTGCACAGTTTCCATCTCCACTAATATAATGGTAATGAAAAAATAAACTAGTCACACAGTGAAATGCACAGTTCAAAGAGTAATCCACTGCTCCTTTACGCATTTCCACAGTTACCATGATCAGCAGCCTGTCATATAGTGAGGTTTTTGTATTAATGCATGAAAAATCATTTGGAGGATCCAGTTCATCGAAAATGGTCACACATTGAAAAGCCTGCCAATGCACTTCATATTTCGACAACACTGTTGCGTTGTATTGGTACATAGACCAACTTTTGCAGGAAATTGTAGAGGCGTATCACATCTTCCAAGGAGCagactcgtgtgtgagcagcacttccGTGGCCTTGACAAAGCGCGAGATAGGACTTTTGGAACGAGATGAATGCCTGTAGATGTTTACGAATCAGCATATGAGTTATCATTTgaacgtttttattttttgaagatTACATGAGCTTGTCCCGCGGTGGTTAGATATTtaactatgtttttttttactaacagccagttgttagttcagcgcttaTACGTGTCTTTCCTTTCCCTagtccttcgttttagttgcactattttgttctttcaagatgcaataccaactcgtcCACTATGCTATGTTGCTACAATTCATAAAAAGATGTTGGAGTGTGTTTTTCAGCTTTAGAAAAGCTCATGTGCATATTTCTTCTCTTTTAAATGTGAAaggagtgcattgcagtttatacacagtttgtggtgttcTGCTAGCAAGTGTTCTTGTAgttgtttatttttaattataTTTTAGTAAGCATAGATTGCTGTAAAGTGGCGGCACTTGCATTAGGCTAGTCCTCTTTTGTCTCTTCAAAAGCTTGTGCACTGACCGATCCAGTGTGTGTCaaaaaaatgacatcatcttGTAGTTCTAAAAGAGCAGTGGTGCTGATTTAAGGATTGCCTCAAAGTTGAGCGTAATAAATGCTTTGGCTGAGCGAGGCTCATTTTCATTACTGCATCACATAAATGGGAAAGCAGCCATGAGGTTTTTTTTGTAGCTTTTCAGCAAATTTACCTGACGCATGACGGGAGTGGCTTGTTTCTTCAGGGGACAGCAAAGCCAAGATGTCCACAAGTACCTCAACCATCCCGTTAGGCCAAGCTGGGACTGAGaagcaaaataaagaaaagatgCTGCCCAAGAAGGGTCAAGCAGCTGCCAGTGACAGCAAAGGCAAAGGAAAAGTCACAGCAGATGCCACcctagaaaaaaacaaaaatcaaggAGCAGTAAGTTCTCCAAGCATAGCGCAGTCCACCTCATCCCcagaaaaagacaaaaaaccaGGAGCAATAAGTTCACTAAGTAAGGCACAGTCCTCCTCCTCTCCAGAAAAAGACAGAAAGCAGGGAGTGACAAGTCCACCGATCAAAGCACAGTCTCCTCCATCCCcagaaaaagacaaaaaaccaGGAGCAATAAGTTCACTAAGTAAGGCACAGTCCTCCTCCTCCCCAGAAAAAGACAGAAAGCAGGGAGTGACAAGTCCACCGAGCAAAGCACAGTCTCCCTCATCCCCAGAGAAAGACAAAAAGCCTGGAGTGACTAGTACACCGAGCAAAGCACAATCTTCCGCTTCCGTTACCAGTAAGAAGGCAGCCACACCAGTCAGCAAGCCTTTGCCATCTACTTCCAAGGATGAGTTGCAACCCTCAGAAACAACTGTACAGGCTGTCCCAGTGCTGAATGAACCATCTTCCCACGCTCCCATCAAGTCCGCCAGTGACAGTGTTATTAAGAGTAAGACTGGCACACAAGATGGGAACGAAGAGACATATGAAAGCCACCTGAGCTCCAAGAGAGGCTCACAAGGCGTGAAGAGCGAGAGAGGTGCAGGCGCAAGTTCATGGAATGACATCAGCGTATTCTCGAAGCGAGACGAGGACGTTGGACGAAGGCCGCTTCACGACGAGGAGCGCAGAGGCTCAGTGTCTTCGTTCTTGGCTAACAAAAGTAGCAGCATCCCAATCATCCAACCAGTAGTGCAGCCACTGTTCAGTCTGCACAGCTCTCCCTACAGCTCAACCTATGGGTCTGCTAACAATGCCCCATTCCCCGGACAACCTCCGGCAGGCCCATACGCATTTGGACCGAGCTACCCTAGCTATCATGCAGGACCATTTTACCCACGGCATCCTCTGGGCTATAACAGGGCACGCATGCTGTTCTATAATGGACCTATGCAGAAGCAGAAGT contains:
- the LOC144098393 gene encoding uncharacterized protein LOC144098393 isoform X1 yields the protein MKSGTEGTWLSEPLRGLRRLTASPERGRMNKPRTIWVPRLRRMQRPAVSEDVASLLAALEQGLHEVGPRLQSIFGMLEWQTGQRRSTLFIIMVTLLCVYMVTGQNAPFVCNLVIYVIAAYSSFHNIENSTKNDDSRWIVFWVIFGLFGMMDHFNDQIREHFPLFWLFKLLFLTWCLAPTNTNGVTTIYFHLLYPLFLGVNDPCTTVPNFGDGQELCNRIWQRCYPWAPPASDEEQRRDAGKSTGPPSEEPPADKKPAGDSKAKMSTSTSTIPLGQAGTEKQNKEKMLPKKGQAAASDSKGKGKVTADATLEKNKNQGAVSSPSIAQSTSSPEKDKKPGAISSLSKAQSSSSPEKDRKQGVTSPPIKAQSPPSPEKDKKPGAISSLSKAQSSSSPEKDRKQGVTSPPSKAQSPSSPEKDKKPGVTSTPSKAQSSASVTSKKAATPVSKPLPSTSKDELQPSETTVQAVPVLNEPSSHAPIKSASDSVIKSKTGTQDGNEETYESHLSSKRGSQGVKSERGAGASSWNDISVFSKRDEDVGRRPLHDEERRGSVSSFLANKSSSIPIIQPVVQPLFSLHSSPYSSTYGSANNAPFPGQPPAGPYAFGPSYPSYHAGPFYPRHPLGYNRARMLFYNGPMQKQKSLGIKKLLSPDESEGDSFIDDPRPAGKAKAGDHAGGKPGQHKDAKSSSSKEEGKKATGEDKAEDKKKPAG
- the LOC144098393 gene encoding uncharacterized protein LOC144098393 isoform X2, coding for MWPHFWLPWSRVCMRWGHGCRASSACSNGRRGRGGPPCSSTNIVFHLSLWLPPPVMVTLLCVYMVTGQNAPFVCNLVIYVIAAYSSFHNIENSTKNDDSRWIVFWVIFGLFGMMDHFNDQIREHFPLFWLFKLLFLTWCLAPTNTNGVTTIYFHLLYPLFLGVNDPCTTVPNFGDGQELCNRIWQRCYPWAPPASDEEQRRDAGKSTGPPSEEPPADKKPAGDSKAKMSTSTSTIPLGQAGTEKQNKEKMLPKKGQAAASDSKGKGKVTADATLEKNKNQGAVSSPSIAQSTSSPEKDKKPGAISSLSKAQSSSSPEKDRKQGVTSPPIKAQSPPSPEKDKKPGAISSLSKAQSSSSPEKDRKQGVTSPPSKAQSPSSPEKDKKPGVTSTPSKAQSSASVTSKKAATPVSKPLPSTSKDELQPSETTVQAVPVLNEPSSHAPIKSASDSVIKSKTGTQDGNEETYESHLSSKRGSQGVKSERGAGASSWNDISVFSKRDEDVGRRPLHDEERRGSVSSFLANKSSSIPIIQPVVQPLFSLHSSPYSSTYGSANNAPFPGQPPAGPYAFGPSYPSYHAGPFYPRHPLGYNRARMLFYNGPMQKQKSLGIKKLLSPDESEGDSFIDDPRPAGKAKAGDHAGGKPGQHKDAKSSSSKEEGKKATGEDKAEDKKKPAG
- the LOC144098393 gene encoding uncharacterized protein LOC144098393 isoform X3 yields the protein MADGAEEVHPVHHFHNIENSTKNDDSRWIVFWVIFGLFGMMDHFNDQIREHFPLFWLFKLLFLTWCLAPTNTNGVTTIYFHLLYPLFLGVNDPCTTVPNFGDGQELCNRIWQRCYPWAPPASDEEQRRDAGKSTGPPSEEPPADKKPAGDSKAKMSTSTSTIPLGQAGTEKQNKEKMLPKKGQAAASDSKGKGKVTADATLEKNKNQGAVSSPSIAQSTSSPEKDKKPGAISSLSKAQSSSSPEKDRKQGVTSPPIKAQSPPSPEKDKKPGAISSLSKAQSSSSPEKDRKQGVTSPPSKAQSPSSPEKDKKPGVTSTPSKAQSSASVTSKKAATPVSKPLPSTSKDELQPSETTVQAVPVLNEPSSHAPIKSASDSVIKSKTGTQDGNEETYESHLSSKRGSQGVKSERGAGASSWNDISVFSKRDEDVGRRPLHDEERRGSVSSFLANKSSSIPIIQPVVQPLFSLHSSPYSSTYGSANNAPFPGQPPAGPYAFGPSYPSYHAGPFYPRHPLGYNRARMLFYNGPMQKQKSLGIKKLLSPDESEGDSFIDDPRPAGKAKAGDHAGGKPGQHKDAKSSSSKEEGKKATGEDKAEDKKKPAG